GCATGTTTCCGTCCGCCGCGACTGAGGAGGAATGATCACCGGATCGATCGCGCGGCTGATCGTGCGCGTGCCCAACTGGCTCGGCGACGCGGTCATGGCGCTGCCGGCGCTGGGCGCGGTGCGGCGTGCATTCGAGGGGCGCACCGTGATCGTCGCCGCCCCCGCGCCGGTCGCGCCGCTGTTCGAGGAGCGCACACCGGCGGCGCCGGACGAGATCCTCACGCTGGATCGCGATCGCGAGGTCGAGCAGCTGCGCGCCGCGCGCGGGGACGCGCTGCTGCTGCTGACCAACTCCTTCGGCAGCGGCTGGGCGGCGCGCCGCAGCGGCGTGCCCGAACGCTGGGGATATCGAGCGTCCGGCCGCGGCCTGCTGCTCACCCGCAGTGTGCCGCGCCCGAAAGGGACGGTGCACCAGATCGAGTACTACCTGGCGCTGGCGCGCGGCCTCGGTCTGGCGGTGCCTGAGTTCGCCGAGGCGCGGCCGCGGATCCAGGCGTCCCCCGCGGCGCGCGCCAGGGCTGACGCGCTGCTCGCCGCCGCCGGCGTCGAGGCCGGCGCGACGCTGGTCGGATTCGCGCCCGGCGCCGCCTACGGCCAGGCCAAGCGGTGGCCGCCGGCGCGCGTGGCGCAGGTGATTGCCGCGTTGTCGGCGCGGGGCGTCACCGCGGTCCTGGTCGGCGCGCGCGGCGACCGTCCCACCGCGCGTGCGATAGAATCGACGCTGCCGCCGGGTGCGCGCCTGGTGGATCTGATCGGCCGCACGTCATTGCGCGAGCTGGTCGGCGTCGTGGCGCGCTGCGCGGCGTTCGTCTCGAACGACTCGGGGGCGATGCACGTCGCCGCGGCGCTCGGCGTGCCGCTGACGGCCATCTTCGGTCCGACCGACGAGCGGGCGACGGCGCCGGCGGGGCACGCCGACGTCATCGTGCGCGACGTCTTCTGCCGCCCGTGCATGCTGCGCGACTGTCCGATCGATCACCGGTGCATGAAACGCATTGACGTGGAGAGCGTGCTGACCTCCGTGAGCGCCCATCTCGCCGGCGGGACGCCGCCGGCCGCGCGTCCGTCGCCGGACCGTTCCGCATGAGCGGCACGCGGCGCGCCGTGTTCCTCGATCGGGACGGCACGATCATCGAAGAAGCGGGCTATCCCGATCGCCTCGACCGGATCCGCTTCTTCCCGTTCAGCGTCGACGCGATCCGCACGCTCAACGACGCCGGCTTCGCGGTGGTCGTGGTCACCAATCAGTCCGGGATCGGGCGCGGCATCGTGCCGGAGCCGTTCGTCGGCGAGGCGCACCTGCACATCGGCGCGCGGGTTGCGGCCGGCGGCGGACGGATCGATGCCTTCTACTACTGCCCGCACCATCCCAGCGCGATCGACCCGTCGCTGCGCGCGTGCGACTGCCGCAAGCCGCAGCCGGGTCTGCTGCGGCGGGCCGCCGCCGATCTCGGCCTCGATCTCCCGCGGTCGTTCGTCGTCGGCGATCGATGGCAGGATCTCGGCGCCGGGCAGGCCGACGGGGTCCGCGGCGTGCTCGTGCGCACCGGGGTCGGGCTGGATCAGGAACGGCAGGGGGGCGCGGGCCTGGCCGGCGCCACGATCGTCGACGATCTCGCGGCCGCAGCCGCATGGATTCTGCAGCAGGCATGAGAACCACCATCGAGCCCGGACGGCTGCTCGCGCTGGTCGACGCGATCGCCGGCAGCCGCGTCGCCGTCATCGGCGATCTGATCGCCGACGAGTTCATCTACGGCGAGATCGCCCGGGTGTCGCGTGAAGCGCCGGTGCTGATCCTCAACTACGACTCCACCGAAGTGGTCCCCGGCGGCGCCGGCAACGCCGCGGGGAACGTCGCGTCGCTCGGCGGCGACGTGCGGGTTGCCGGGCTGGTCGGCCGCGACGAAGCGGGCCGCCGGCTGCTCGCCACGTTGAAGCGGCACGACGTGGACGTGAGCCACGTCCTGCGGCCGGCGGGCTACGCCACGCCCACGAAGACGCGGATTCTCGCCGGCGGCGTTCACTCCGCCAAGCAGCAGGTCGTCCGGATCGATCGCGCGTCCGCCGATCTCAGGAAGGACCGGCGCATCCGCGACGCGTTCGCGGCGCATGCGAGGCGCGCGCTTCGCGGCGTGGACGCGGTGATCGTCTCCGACTATGGCAGCGGTCTGGTCACGCCGGCGCTGGTGAATGCGATCCGCCGCGAGCGCGACACGCCCCGGGTGCCGGTGATCCTCGACACGCGCTACGACCTGCTGCGCTACCACGGCATCACCGCCTGCACGCCGAACGAGTCCGAAGTCGAGCACGCGCTCGGCATCCGGATCGGCGACGACCTGCGCGCGCTGGAGCGCGCCGGACGCACGCTGTTGAAGAAGACGCGTGCCGCCGCGGTGCTGGTGACGCGCGGCAGCCGCGGGATGGCGCTCTTCGAGCCGGACCAGCCGACGCGCCATATTCCAATCGTCGGCTCGGATCAGATCGCCGACGTGACCGGCGCCGGCGACACGGTGATCGCCACGCTCACCCTGGCGATCAGCGCCGGCGCCTCGTTCGAGGAAGCGGCGCACCTCGCCAATCATGCCGGCGGGCTGGCGGTGATGAAGCGCGGCACCGCCACCGTCGGCGCCAGCGAGCTGCGCTACTCGATCAGCGGCGGCACCATCGGCCGCCCTGCCTGACGATGGGACGGGTCGTGTCGCGGGAGGAGCTGCTCCGGCTGATCGCCGCCGATCGATCCGCCGGCCGGACCATCGCCTTCGCCAACGGCGCGTTCGACCTGCTGCATGTCGGGCACGTGCGCTACCTGCAGGCGGCGGCCCGCGAGGCGGATCGCCTGGTCGTCGCCGTCAATGACGACGAGTCGGTGCGCGGACTGAAGGGCCAGGGCCGTCCGATCCTCGGCGCCGACGATCGCGCCGAGCTGGTGGCCGCCCTGCGCGGCGTGGACTACGTCGTGCTGTTCCCGGAACCGACGGTGACGCCGCTCCTGCTCGCGATCGAGCCCCACGTGCACTGCAAGGGGACCGACTATACGGCCGACACCGTGCCCGAGCGCGACACCGTGCGCGCCTACGGCGGCCGCATCGCCATCGTCGGCGATCCGAAGGACCATTCCACCCGCGACCTGCTGGCGCGGATCCGCGAGCGATGAACTTCCTCATCGTCCGCCTCGGCGCGCTCGGCGACGTGGTCCACACCATTCCGGCGGCGGCGGCGCTGCGCCGCGCCTTTCCGACCGCGCACATCGACTGGCTCGTCGACGCCCGGCATCGGCCGATCGTCGAGCTGGTGACGGCGGTCGATCGGGCGATTGCGCTGGAGCGGGCGACCCTGCCCGGATGGTCGGCGGTGATCCGCACCCTGCGCCAGGTGCCGTACGACGTGGCGATCGATCTGCAGGGACTGCTCAAGTCCGCGGTGCTGGCGCGCGCGTCCGGGGCGCCGCGGGTCGTCGGCTTCTCGATCTGGCACCTGCGCGAGAAGACCGCGAGGCCGTTCTACTCGGACGCGCACGAGGCGGAAGGGGGGCACGTCATCGCCAAGAACCTGCGCCTGCTGCGCGCCGTCGGCGTGGAAGACGAGAGCATCACCTTTCCGCTCGGCGATGTGCCATCGCCCGCGCTCGAAGCGCTGCGGCACCGCATCGGCCCGCGTCCGTTCGCCCTGATCAACGCCGGTGCGGCGTGGCCGAACAAGCGCTGGCCGCCGGAGCGCTTCGGTCAGCTCGCGGCATTCCTGCGCGAAGCCTGCGGCCTCGAGCCGGTGGTGCTCTGGGGGCCGGGCGAGGAAGCGCTCGCCGCGCGCGTGACGGCCGGATCGTCGGGTACGGCGGTCGAGGCGCCGCGGACCGGCGTCGTGGATCTCGTGGCGCTCGCGCGGGCGGCGTCGCTCGTCGTCTCGGGGGACACCGGCCCGCTGCACATCGCCGCCGCCGTCGGCACGCCGACGGTCAGCCTGTTCGGCCCCACCGATCCGGATCGGAACGGTCCCTTCGACAAGACGGACGCGGTCGTCTCGCGCTACGACGCGTGCGGCTGCCATTACGCGCGGCGCTGTCACAAAGCGCAATGGTGTCTCGGCGGCGTGCAGCTCGCCGAGGTCTGCGCCGCGGTGCAGCGCACGCTGGTGGCACGGAGGCGGCGTGGCTGATGGATCGCCGCGAATCACCGAGGCGCTCGCGCGCCGGCGCGTGCCGCTGGGATACGCGCTGGCGCTGCTCGCGTTCTGGCTGGCGGATCCGACGCCGCGGTCGCTGGCGATCGGCGCCGCGCTGGCGGCCGCGGGCGAAGCGCTGCGGATCTGGGCCGCCGGCCACCTGGAGAAGGGTCGCGAGGTGACGACGAGCGGACCGTACGCGTTCACGCGGCACCCGCTGTATGCCGGATCCGCGGTGATGGGGGCCGGCTTCGCCGTCGCCTCGAACAGCATCGCGGCCGCGGCGGTCGTGATCGCCTACCTCGCCGCGACGATCACCGCCGCGATCCGATCCGAAGAGGCGCACCTCACCGACAAGTTCGGCGAGCGCTATCCCGCGTACCGCCAGGGAGCGGCCGCGCCTGAGCCGCGGCGCTTCAGCGCGGCGCGCGCGGTCCGCAATCGCGAGTACCGCGCGCTGCTCGGCGTGCTGGGCACTTTCGCGCTGCTGGCGGCAAAGCTCTTTTTGTGAGCTATAATGGCCGTTCGGGCCAGTGACGTTGGGCCGTGTCGGGGCGGTTAGCTCAGTGGTAGAGCACCGGCTTTACACGCCGGCTGTCGCAGGTTCGAGCCCTGCACCGCCCACACTTCCGCTCGGTGATGGCGAGCGAGCTGCAGTGTGCAGGACAATTGAATACGTTTCACGGGGTCGTAGTTCAGTTGGTTAGAACGCCGGCCTGTCACGCCGGAGGTCGCGAGTTCGAGCCTCGTCGACCCCGCCATTTACTCCTTAGAAAACAATCACTTACAGTCGATCGGATCGGGTGGTGACAGCCCGATCTCTGTCTGGGGTGCATGAGGGGTGCGCCCTAGACGCGGCCCTGCCGTCTGCTGCTTTGCGCCGGGGAGCGCGACAAGCCGCAATACCGATTCGGAATCGAGCGCTCGGATCTGACCCACGCTCATGCCCGTGACACGCAGCAGCGACCGATAGAAGCATTTCGGACTCGACCACCCGGCCGCGTGTAGCGCACTTCGCGCATCGTGTCCTCCGCTGACGAACAAGCGGAGCGCCCCGATCAGTCGTGCCCGGACATGGTACTCGCGCAGCGTGAGGTGGGCTTTATCCGATTTCGTGGACATCGTATCCGCCTTTCGGAAAGTGTCCACGAAATCGGATCAAGCCCAATCGATGCTGTCGTTGACTACCTGTCGTGTTCACCGCGTTGGCGGTGTTGACTCGCGACGAAGCGTATATGCGAGACGTAGAAGCGTACCTCGAGGACAATCGGGAACCCATTCGCTGGGCAGCACGAGTGATGGTCGAGAACCTGAAACAGACCTAATCGACCGGACGTGCGCTCAGGCGAGATCTCAATGATCTGGAGAGGGAGTCCTCGCCACACTCCGTCGAGGCCTCGAGCGAGGGCGTTGATTCGACGCTTCAGAATACTGCTCGTTCCTTGGACTGCGCTCGCCGTTCCTGCTGTCGTCGCGATAGTCGGCGGGGTGGGGTAATCGATGGAGCCGCCGGGTCTTCGCTGTACACAGAGATGACGAACGAGACCGCAAGGGCGCTCGAAGAACTGCACAGCGGCGACTCGGTCGCCCTCTGGGAGGCCGCGAAGCTGCTGATCGACGCGAACGACGCTGGCGCTATTCCCCAGCTGCTGGCGCTGTTGATCCAAGGCACCGATGACGAGCGGCGCGTCGCGGCGGCCTCGGTGCTTGGCACGTGGCGGGTCGCCGAGGCGTCACCCACCTTGCGGGGGATTCTGGACGATCGGAACGAGACGCCGGCCCTGCGCGAGCAAGCCGCCGAATCGCTCGGATATTTGGCGGATCACGAAGCCCGAGATGTCTTGATTCGCAACCTGAGCGACGATCATGCCGACGTCGTGTTCTCCTGCGCCTTCGCGCTGCGATTCGTCGGCATCCCGGACGACGTCACTCCTCTGACAAGGCTTGCCACCGATTCGACACTCACGAACTCCTACGGGCGCGCCGTCGCCCTCGAAGCGCGACAGGCGATCGAGGAGATAAACTGGCGATCGGAGCAGTGAGCGGAGTTGCCTGTCCCTACCCACGACACCTCGTGCAGGAACGGCCGGCAGACGAGGTAAGGCCATCGGCATCGGGAGCCGTCGCATTCACGTGCCGAACGATGCGGAAGGCGGACTCTCAATGACGCGGTTCCATTGCGCCTGGCGCCAGGCGGGCTTTCCTCGCCAAGTGCCGATTGCTCGTCGGCCGATACCGGCCAAAGCGACGGCGTGACTCTTGAGCCCGCACGTTCTTCAAACGTGCGAAAGCGAAGCTCGAACGGGTCTTTTATTGATGAAGGTCAGCGTGCGCGGGGCACTCCGGCGCTCCCAAGCAGGGAGGAGGCTAACGATGAGAACTGTGATGGTGTGTGTGCCTCTACTGATGGTCGGGAATATGTGTCTCCCCGCGATGCACCCTCAGCAGAGTGACAAACCGCCGGTCACGGAAATCTACGAACTGTACTGCTGGCAGACACCGCAGGCCGCCTGGCAATTCGTGCTGTTGCCGAATACAAGCCGCGAGAAGACCGCCGCTGAGGTCTTCCACAATCCAGAGCTGATGAGTGGCGTCGAGGCGTTTCGACGTCGTCTCGACACGCTTCCGCCGGGCGCGCAGATCATCGTCGTCACCGAGTTGGGAGCCCTCGGCCGCCTCGGGCCCGCCCCCGGAAGCGAACGACTGCGCATCCCTCCGCAGCAGATCCTCGACGACCTGAAAAACACCGCCAGCAAACGCCGGATTGCCATCGACGCGGCGGCCCCGGTTCACAAGGTGTACGAACTGTACTGTTGGCGCTCGCCCGAGGGCGCATGGCAGTTTCTCGTGTTGCCGACGGCGCCGCGCGACAAGACCGCGGACGACATCGTTGCCAACCCCAACGTCATGTCTGGAGTCGCCGCGCTTCGGGCCGCGATTCAGACGTTGGAACGGCGTGCCGAAGTTGTCGTGGTGACGAGCGTGAGATTGTCTCCCAGTCACGGTCGCGCGTCTCGCACTGAGCAGTTGCTGCCGCTTCCGACGCCTATGCTCGACGATTTGCGAGCGTCTGTGAAGACCAGCGGAATTCACATTCGGCAGTGATCGTCGATCACCGAGATCGGACGCCAGGTCGCCTTCCGGTTTGAACCGGTGGCCCTTGAGGAGTCCGTGCGGTTCAACGTGGTCGTCGGGTTGACCCTGTCCATTCTTGCTGTCATCGATCCTGTCGTGGTTCATCGTAGAGTCTTCAAAGACGCGGACCCGACTATGGCGGGAGTTCTATCGCGAAGCTTCTGATGAATGCCCCTGACGCTGGCGCCAACCCCAGCGCCGACAGGTTCTGGACGATCGGAACGAACCACCGGCACTGCGCGACCAAGCCGTCGAATCGCTCGGATACCTGGCGGATCACGAAGCCCGCGACATCCTGATTCGGAACTTGAGCGATGATCACGCCGACGTTGTGTTCTCCTGCGTCTTCGCGCTGCGGTTTGTCGGCACAGCGGACGACTTCGTCTCTCTGAGAAGGCTTGCCACGGGGTCGACACTCACGAACTCCTACGGGCGCGCCGTGGCCCTCGAAGCGCGAGAGGCGATCGACGAGATAAACCGGCGATCGGAGAAGTGAGCGGAGTTGCCTGTCCCTAACCGCGACACCTCGTGCAGGAACGGCCGGCAGCCGAGGTAGGGTCACCGGCATCGGGAGCCGTCGCATTCACTGCCGACGACGCGAAAGGCGGACTCTCCATACCCGGTTCCGTTGCGCCCGACGCCAGGCGGGCTTTCCTCGCCAAGAGGAATGCCCCTCTGGCGCCATTCCCAATCTCAGGTCGACAGTCGACAATCGCGTCGACATCCTTGGTCGGCCGGATGCCTCCGGCGGCGGGCTCGGTGATGAAGATACCGGTCGTGCATCCGTCCACGAACACGAGTTCATCGAGAACGGGCCCAAGAGCCATCCCGCGATTGACTGATACACACAAATCAGTCACACTTACACATGGGGAGGGTTCATGCGGACCAACATCGTCATCGACGATCGCTTGATGCGGCAGGCGATGCGCAGCAGCGGCGCGCGCACCAAGCGCGCGGCTGTCGAAGCGGGCTTGCGTCTGCTGATTCGCACGCGCGGTCAGAAGAGCATTCGTCGCCTGCGCGGCAAGGTCGCCTGGGACGGAGACCTCGAGACCTCGCGTCAGGGGCGCGCGGCGGAGTAGCGCCGTGGTCATCGTCGACACGACCGTCTGGGTCGATTACTTCCGCGGCGTCACGAATCCCGAGACGGACTGGGTGCACGCGGCGCTGGAGCGACAGCGTCTCGGTCTCACGGATCTCATCCTCTGCGAGGTGCTCCAAGGCGTTCGCGACGAGGTTGCCGCGAAGGCAGTCGAACGTGAGTTGCTCAAGCTTGAGGTGTTCGACGTGTGCGGCCCCGATCTGGCTCGTGACGCCGCGCACAACTATCGGACGCTTCGCGCCCACGGCCATACTGTTCGCAAAACGATCGACTGCCTGATTGCGACGTTCTGCATTCGCGCGCAGCACGCGCTCATTCATCGGGACCGGGACTTCGATCCGTTCGAGAAGTTCCTCGAGCTCTCGATCATTCACGCCTGACGGCGGGGTCCCGGCGGCAATAGACCTCGCTCGCTGTCTCGCTTCGGTGGAACGAACAGAAGCAAGTCCGAACCGGCGGCCCTGAAACGGGCGGCATCCTTCAACGGCCTGTCGGCGCCGGACAAACAGAGGGCGGACGCGCTAAAGGTGCCGTCGTACGTCGGCACGCCATTTGGCAACATCGTCGAGTACGATCCTGCCGTGGGCCTTCCGCAGGTCATCATCGGGCGAACTCGCGTACCGAAGGTCAAGTGAACAGACACGTTACGGCGCGCGCTGCTCTCACCGGTAATAGGGAAGCCAGATTCCGCCCGATGGAAAGAGTCCGATACGTCTGCCTCTGGTTGATGGTGTTTGCTGCGAGCATCGTGTCGTTCAGCACCGCGACGGCGCAACAGCTCTCGATCGACTCCGTACCGTTGAAGCTCGGCGCGCCCGACGCCGCGGCCGTGCAACAGTTGCGCAACAAGTACAACGTGCAGCGGATCGACGGGGGGTGGTCGATTCAGCCCATCGAGCGCAGTCCTGCCAAGCCGGGTATCGGCATGCGCACGGCCGACGGTCGCATTCATAGCGTGTCGTTCGCCTGGGGACCGGGATTCACGCCCAGCGCCGAAGAGATCGCCGATCAACTGGCGCAGGCATTGCCGTCCGGAGCGCGTTGTGAGGTGCGCAACGTCAGCCGCGCTCAGGAAGGCGGAACGGTCCGGACGCTCGAATGGCTGTGCGGCAGCTATAAGGTCAGGTTCCAGACCGGCGTGTGGCCACAAGGTGGCAACACGGTGACAATCAGCGTGGAGAAAAACTGAGAGACGGATGCGAGGCGGATGCGCCGCCGCCGCTCAGTCACGTCTGTGTCAG
This DNA window, taken from Vicinamibacterales bacterium, encodes the following:
- a CDS encoding glycosyltransferase family 9 protein, with product MNFLIVRLGALGDVVHTIPAAAALRRAFPTAHIDWLVDARHRPIVELVTAVDRAIALERATLPGWSAVIRTLRQVPYDVAIDLQGLLKSAVLARASGAPRVVGFSIWHLREKTARPFYSDAHEAEGGHVIAKNLRLLRAVGVEDESITFPLGDVPSPALEALRHRIGPRPFALINAGAAWPNKRWPPERFGQLAAFLREACGLEPVVLWGPGEEALAARVTAGSSGTAVEAPRTGVVDLVALARAASLVVSGDTGPLHIAAAVGTPTVSLFGPTDPDRNGPFDKTDAVVSRYDACGCHYARRCHKAQWCLGGVQLAEVCAAVQRTLVARRRRG
- a CDS encoding HAD family hydrolase, whose translation is MSGTRRAVFLDRDGTIIEEAGYPDRLDRIRFFPFSVDAIRTLNDAGFAVVVVTNQSGIGRGIVPEPFVGEAHLHIGARVAAGGGRIDAFYYCPHHPSAIDPSLRACDCRKPQPGLLRRAAADLGLDLPRSFVVGDRWQDLGAGQADGVRGVLVRTGVGLDQERQGGAGLAGATIVDDLAAAAAWILQQA
- a CDS encoding isoprenylcysteine carboxylmethyltransferase family protein, with the translated sequence MADGSPRITEALARRRVPLGYALALLAFWLADPTPRSLAIGAALAAAGEALRIWAAGHLEKGREVTTSGPYAFTRHPLYAGSAVMGAGFAVASNSIAAAAVVIAYLAATITAAIRSEEAHLTDKFGERYPAYRQGAAAPEPRRFSAARAVRNREYRALLGVLGTFALLAAKLFL
- the waaF gene encoding lipopolysaccharide heptosyltransferase II; translation: MITGSIARLIVRVPNWLGDAVMALPALGAVRRAFEGRTVIVAAPAPVAPLFEERTPAAPDEILTLDRDREVEQLRAARGDALLLLTNSFGSGWAARRSGVPERWGYRASGRGLLLTRSVPRPKGTVHQIEYYLALARGLGLAVPEFAEARPRIQASPAARARADALLAAAGVEAGATLVGFAPGAAYGQAKRWPPARVAQVIAALSARGVTAVLVGARGDRPTARAIESTLPPGARLVDLIGRTSLRELVGVVARCAAFVSNDSGAMHVAAALGVPLTAIFGPTDERATAPAGHADVIVRDVFCRPCMLRDCPIDHRCMKRIDVESVLTSVSAHLAGGTPPAARPSPDRSA
- a CDS encoding PIN domain nuclease gives rise to the protein MVIVDTTVWVDYFRGVTNPETDWVHAALERQRLGLTDLILCEVLQGVRDEVAAKAVERELLKLEVFDVCGPDLARDAAHNYRTLRAHGHTVRKTIDCLIATFCIRAQHALIHRDRDFDPFEKFLELSIIHA
- a CDS encoding HEAT repeat domain-containing protein, which gives rise to MTNETARALEELHSGDSVALWEAAKLLIDANDAGAIPQLLALLIQGTDDERRVAAASVLGTWRVAEASPTLRGILDDRNETPALREQAAESLGYLADHEARDVLIRNLSDDHADVVFSCAFALRFVGIPDDVTPLTRLATDSTLTNSYGRAVALEARQAIEEINWRSEQ
- a CDS encoding type II toxin-antitoxin system VapB family antitoxin, which produces MRTNIVIDDRLMRQAMRSSGARTKRAAVEAGLRLLIRTRGQKSIRRLRGKVAWDGDLETSRQGRAAE
- a CDS encoding HEAT repeat domain-containing protein, which encodes MDDRNEPPALRDQAVESLGYLADHEARDILIRNLSDDHADVVFSCVFALRFVGTADDFVSLRRLATGSTLTNSYGRAVALEAREAIDEINRRSEK
- a CDS encoding adenylyltransferase/cytidyltransferase family protein; amino-acid sequence: MGRVVSREELLRLIAADRSAGRTIAFANGAFDLLHVGHVRYLQAAAREADRLVVAVNDDESVRGLKGQGRPILGADDRAELVAALRGVDYVVLFPEPTVTPLLLAIEPHVHCKGTDYTADTVPERDTVRAYGGRIAIVGDPKDHSTRDLLARIRER
- a CDS encoding PfkB family carbohydrate kinase is translated as MRTTIEPGRLLALVDAIAGSRVAVIGDLIADEFIYGEIARVSREAPVLILNYDSTEVVPGGAGNAAGNVASLGGDVRVAGLVGRDEAGRRLLATLKRHDVDVSHVLRPAGYATPTKTRILAGGVHSAKQQVVRIDRASADLRKDRRIRDAFAAHARRALRGVDAVIVSDYGSGLVTPALVNAIRRERDTPRVPVILDTRYDLLRYHGITACTPNESEVEHALGIRIGDDLRALERAGRTLLKKTRAAAVLVTRGSRGMALFEPDQPTRHIPIVGSDQIADVTGAGDTVIATLTLAISAGASFEEAAHLANHAGGLAVMKRGTATVGASELRYSISGGTIGRPA